The sequence CGGACCTGCAGATGCGGCGGCTCGGCCACCGCGGTGGCCGCGCCGGCGTCGCCGTCAGGCTGCGTCGTCATCTCAGCTCCCCCATCGGACGGTCATCGCGTCGGACGTGTGTCGCCAGGTGCTTTCCGGACGGTAGGTCACCTCGGACACAGGTCACGTGGGACGCACCCGTGGGTCGAGCACCGCGTAGAGGACATCGACGATGATGTTGGCCAAGACCACGAAGAAGGCCGCGAAGACGGTTACGCCGAGGATGGTCGGCAGGTCCTGGGTGTTGATCGCCTCGATGGACATCTTTCCCAGGCCACGGAACCCGAAAGTGCTTTCGGTCAGCACCGCGCCCCCGAGCAGCGACCCGACGTCCAGGCCGAAGATGGTCAGGATCGGTGTCAGCGCCGCGCGCAGCGCGTGTTTGCCGATGACGTCCCGTTCCGGGAGGCCCTTGGCACGAGCGGTGCGGATGTAGTCCTCACCGAGGACGTCGAGCATGCTCGCCCGGGTGAGCCGGGCGTACATCGCGGCGTACAGGAACGCGAGGACGATCCAGGCCGGAAGCAGGTTCCAGGCCCAGGTGAACGGATTGTCCAGAAAGTTCGCGTAGTGGACGCCCTTGATGATGCGCCACTTGTAGCTGACCAGGTACAGCATCACCAGGCCGGTGAAGTACACCGGCATCGAGACCCCGGCGAGCGCGACGGTCATCGACGCCCGGTCGGCGAACCTGCCCCGGCGCAGCGCGGAGATGACGCCTACCGTGACGCCGCCGAGCAGGAAGAGAACGGCGGCGCCGATGGTCAGCGAGATGGTCACCGGCAGCGCCTGGGTGATCTGCTGCCACACCGGCTGGCTGTTACGGAACGAGTAGCCCAGGCAGGGCGCCGGGCAGTAGGTGACGTCCGGGCCGGAGTCGTAGTGCCGGCCGACGAAGATGCCCTCGAGGAAATGCCAGTACTGCACGACGAGCGGCTGGTCGAGCCCCAGCTTCTTCGTCACCGCGGCGACGACCGCGGGGGTCGGGCTCCGGCCGGCGAAGAGCACCGCGGGGTTCGAGCCGAACACCTTCGGCACCAGGAAGAACAGCAGGAACGTGATGACGCTGACCAGCCAGAGAATCACGATCCCACCGAGCACCCGGCGGATCACGAATCCAACCATTGTGGGTTGTTCTCCGCTTCTGTGTCAGCGACCCTGCCAGCGGCCGGCGGGCGCGGTCGGCTCGGTACGTGTGTGTGGCCGCCGGGTGGGCACGGAACCCACCCGGCGGCCAACGGTGTTACTGGATGTGCGGACCTACGGGTGACAGGACGTCACGGCATCAACGAACCACGCCGAGAGCGGCGAAGTTGATCATGTTGAAGCCGGGGGTGAAGAAGACGTTCGTCACCTTGTTGCTGTAGATGTTCACGGCCTTGTCGTAGAGCAGCGGAACGTAGGCCGCGGACTCGACGACACCCTTGTCGACCTGGGTCCAGGCGGCCTGGTCGACAGCCGGGTCGTCCGAGCCGAGGGCCTTGTCGATGCCGCCGTTGACGGTCGCGCTGTTCAGCGAGGCGTAGTTGCTGTTGCCCTGGGGCAGGATCTTCCGGCCGTCGACGATCGAGCTGAAGAAGCCGTACGGAGCCGGCCAGTCAGCACCCCAACCGGTCAGCGCCAGGCCGTAGCCCTTGGCCTGCACGTTCTTCGGGATACCGAGCACGGAGGAGAAGTACTGCGAGGCGTCGAACTTGTCGATGGTGACGGTGACGCCGATCTTCTTCAGGTCGGACTGGAGCGCCACCGCCTGCGCGACCTCGGCGGGCCGGGTGCGGGACGTCAGAATCGTCGAGAAGCCGTTCGGCTTGCCACAGGCCTTCAGCTCTTCCTTGGCCTTGGCGATGTCACCGGCGTTGTTCGGCGTCGGGAACAGGTCGAACGACTTGTAGTACTGCAGCGTCGGCGGCAGCATCGTGGTCGCCGGCTGGCCAGCGTCCGGGCCACCACGAGCGAGCGACTGGGCCTGCTTGTTGACGGCCCAGGCGACCGCGTTGCGGCAGTGGACGTTGTCGAACGGCTTCACGTCGGTGGTGATGCTCAGGTAGCGCAGGAAGCCGGACAGGTCGACCGTCTTGAAGATGGACGAGTCCGAGTGGACCTTCGCCTGGGTCGCCGACTGAACGCCGGTCTGGTCCAGGAAGACGTCCGCGTCGCCGGCGAGGATCCGGTTGTCGATGTCGGTCGCCTCGAGGCCCATGGTGATGTCGATCTCGTCCGGCAGGGCCTTGTTGACCGTGTCGGTCGACGGGTCCCACTGGTCATTGCGGACCAGCTTCATGGACTTGTTCGGCGTGTACTCGGCAATCTTGTACGGGCCGGACGCGACCGGGTGCGAGGTGTACTTGTCACCGGTGTCCTTCGCCTGCGGCACCGGGGTGGCCGTCGGGGAGGCCATGATGAAGTTCCAGTCCGGGAACTTCTTGTTCAGGTGGAAGATGATCGTCGAGTCGTCCGGCGTCTCGATCGACTTCAGCCCGAGCTTGTTCGGGTCGGTGTCCTTGTACGGGCCCGGGTACGGGTTCGCCTTGTCGTCGAGCTCGTCGATGACGTAGGTCGGACCGCCGTTGATCACGTCAGTCGCGAAGGTGCGCTCGATGCCGTACTTGATGTCCTTGGACGTGATCGGGGTCCCGTCCTCGAACTTGATCCCGGACTTCAGCGTGTAGGTCCACGTCTGGCCGCCGTCGGGCGACTTCGGGACGGACGTCGCCAGGTCACCGGTCAGCTCGGACGAGTTGGCCTTCGGCACGTAGGTCAGCAGCTGACGGGAGATCCAACGCTGCTGGTCCCAGCACGTGGCGTAGTAGGTCCGCTGCGGGTCCCAGAAGTCGCAGTCGCTGCCGGAGAGGGCTCGCAGCGTGCCGCCCTTCTTATCCGACGTGTGGAACGTCTGCGTCGTCGTGGTCGGCAGGCCGAGCGAACCGGCGGCGGCGCTGCTGTTGGACGCCGAGCCTCCCCCACCGCTGCTGCCCCCACAGGCCGCCAGGATCAAGGCGCCGGCGGCCGCGAGCACGCCGGATCTGATCCAGATCGTTCGTTTTCTCATCTGTTCCCCTCTGTATTGCGATGCTGCCCCGGGATGGGCCATGGACGGTCCTGGGTGCCCAGCCCGAGCCCGCGACGTTGAGGGCTCCGGGTAGTGACGGCTTGCGGACCGGGAGAGTCAGCCGCCGCGCGGGTCGAACGCGTCCCGCAGGGCGTCGCCGAGCAGGTTGAAGGCCAGTACGGTCAGGAAGATCGCGACGCCGGGGACGACCATGTACATGGGGTCGACGCGGTAGAAGCCGGACGCGGCCGTCGAGAGCATGTCGCCCCAGGACGCCGTCGGCGGCCGGACGCCGACGCCGAGGTACGACAGGGCCGCCTCGAAAAGGATGTTCGTCGGGATCATCAGCGTGGTGTAGACGAGGATCGGCGCGACGAGGTTCGGCAGCAGCTCGTGCGACATGATCCGAATGGGCCCGGCGCCAGTGCCCCGCGCGGCCGCGATGAAGTCCTTCTCCTTCAGGGACAGCACCTGTCCGCGCACGATCCGTCCGATGTACGGCCAGCTGAAGAATCCGATGATGAAGATCAGGATGCCCAGCCGCAGGGTCCCGCCGCTCAGGCCGAACGCGGAGTCCGGGATGACCGCGACGATCGCGATCGCGAACAGCAGCACCGGGAAAGCAAGCATCAGGTCCATCAGCCGCGCGATCAGCCCGCCGAGCCAGCCGCCGACGTAGCCGGAGACGAGGCCCAGCACGGTGCCGAGCACGACGGACAGCAGGGTCGCGAGCGTGGCGACCAGCAGCGAGACCCGGGCACCGTAGACGACCCGGGCGAGCACGTCCCGGCCGTTGGTCGGCTCGACTCCGAAGAGATGGTGCGCGCTGATCCCGCCGAAGCTGCCGGCCGGCATCGCCGTCGTCAGGTTGAGCGCGGTGTAGTCCGGGTCGTCCGGCGTCACACCGAGGATCGCGCAGATCACCGGCGCCAGGATCGCGACGAGGGCGACCAGGACGACGAAGGCGGCGCTGCCGAGCGCCACCTTGTCCTTGCGGAGCCGAGACCAGGCGATCCGCCAGAGCGAGCGGCCCGCGACCGGCTTGGTGTCCGCCGTTTCGAAGGCCCGCCCGGTGGGCTCCACCTGCAACGGGACCGCCACGAACCACCTCCAGGGCAGGCGAAAACCGCATTTCGCCTGAAGCAAGAACCTGTGGCACGGTAGCGTTCGCGCGGCCGGCTGGATAGCGGATGTTATGAAGTGCTGAGGAAACGTTGCGCGTTTGCCATACGATGACCGTTATGTAACAGATGGGTTACCTGGGCGAGAACGGCAGCCGCCGATCGCGCGCGCCGGGCGGGACAGAGCAGCCCGCTCCCGTAACAATCGGACCGCCTGGTAGCACGCCGATCTGGCCGCCGACGGGCCGCAGAGAGGGCCCTGACCAGCAGTTCCAGCGACTCCGGCGCACCAGCGAGAGGCCCGCCGTTCACATCAACAGAAACACTACAAACCTCAAGGGTATTCACCGGTCCGCGTGCCGCGGCGGACTGGAACGCGGCCGGACGATAAACGACGAAACGCCGCCCAAAGCGGGCAAAGTACCTGGAACGACGAAGGTCCGGGCCACCAGACGCGGCCCGGACCTTCGGGGATTTCTCGGTGCGCTCAGGCCGGCGGGCCGCTGCGCACGATCGCGGTGAACTCCTCCGCCACCAGGCTCGCGCCGCCGACCAGGCCGCCGTCGACGTCCGGCATGGTGAACAGCTCGCCCGCGCTCGACGCCTTGACCGAGCCGCCGTAGAGCACCCGGATGCCGGCCGCGAGCTCCGCGTCGAACAGGCCGGCCAGCCGCTCCCGGAGCGCCGCGCACATGTCCTGGGCGTCCTGGGCCGACGCGGTCCGGCCGGTGCCGATCGCCCAGACCGGCTCGTAGGCGATGACGACCGTCTTCGCCTGCGCCGGCTTCAGGCCGGCCAGCGAGCCCTCAAGCTGGGCCAGGCAGTGCTCGACGTGGTTGCCGGCCACGCGGACGTCCTCGTGCTCGCCGACGCAGACGATCGGCGTCAGGCCACTGCGGTAGGCGGCGGCGACCTTGGCCGCGACCAGCGCGTCGTCCTCGTGGTGGTCGGTCCGCCGCTCGGAGTGGCCGACGATCACGTAGCCGCAGCCGAGCTTGGCCAGCATCGGCCCGGACACGTCGCCCGTGTGCGCGCCGGAGTCGAACGGCGAGAGGTCCTGGGCGCCGTAGCCGATGGCGAGCTTGTCCCCGTCGATCGCGGTCTGCACGCTGCGCAGGTCGATGAACGGCGGGAAGATGACCGTCTCGACGGTCTCCAGCTCGGCCGGCTTCAGGTCATAGGCGATCTTCTGGACGAGGGCGATCGCCTCAAGGTGGTTGAGGTTCATCTTCCAGTTGCCGGCGACCAGCGTCTGGCGGCCGGTGCCCTTGGACTTGCGGGCGACGGCGGGCTGTTTGCCGGTCGCCGGGCCCTGGCGCAGCGGAGTCATCGGGTCAGACCTCCAACGCGGCGATGCCGGGCAGCGACTTGCCCTCGAGGAATTCCAGGCTCGCGCCGCCGCCCGTGGAGATGTGGCTGAACGACGTCTCGGGGATGCCCAGGGTGCGCACCGCCGCGGCCGAGTCACCGCCGCCGACGACCGTGAAGGCCCCGGCGCCGGTCTGGGCCGCGACCGCCTCCGCGACGCCCTTCGTGCCGGCCGCGAACGGCGCCATCTCGAACACGCCCATCGGCCCGTTCCAGAAGATCGTCCCCGCGCCCGCCAGCCGGGCGGCGAACAGCTCCGTCGACGAGGGACCGATGTCCAGGCCAAGCCAGCCGTCCCGGATCCCGGCAGCCGGCACGACGTCGGTGGCGGCGTCGGCCGCGAACCGGTCCGCGATCACCACGTCGGTCGGCAGCACGATCCGGTCGCCGCCCTCGGCGAGCAGGTCCTTGCAGGTGTCGATCATCTCGCTCTCCAGCAGCGAAGCCCCGACGCCGTGGCCCTGCGCGGCCAGGAACGTGAAGCACATACCGCCGCCGACCAGCAGCGCGTCGACCTTCGGCAGCAGCGCGCGGATCACCCCGAGCTTGTCGGAGACCTTCGAGCCGCCGAGCACCACCACGTACGGCCGGCGGGCGTCACCGGCCAGCTTGCGCAGCACCTCCAGCTCGGCGAGCACCAGCCCGCCGGCCGCGTGCGGCAGCCGCTTGGGCACGTCGGCGACGCTGGCGTGCGCCCGGTGCACCGCGCCGAAGGCGTCCCCGACGTAGAACTCCGCGAGGGCCGCGAGGTCGTCGGCGAACGCGGCCCGGACCGCGGCGTCCTTGCTGGTCTCCCCCGGGTGGAAGCGCAGGTTGTCCAGCAGCGCCACCTCGCCGTCGCCGAGCCCGGCCACGACGGCCGCGACCGCGTCACCGGCGATGTCGTTGGAACCCTCGGTGCCGGTGAACGTGACCGGCTGGCCGAGGATCTCGCTCAGCCGGGCCGCCACCGGGGCGAGCGAGTACTTCTCGTCGTACTCGCCCTTGGGCCGGCCGAGGTGCGAGCAGACCACCACCTTGGCGCCCCGCTCGGCCAGGGCCCTGATCGTGGGCGCGCTGGCCAGGACCCGGCCGTCATCGGTGATCCGCGGGCTGTCCCCGGACCGGTCCAGCGGCACGTTGAGATCGCTGCGGACCAGCACCCGGTGCCCCGCGACCTGCAGGTCGTCGATCGTCCTCATGTGTCTCCGTATCTTTGGTTCGCGGCGTCCGGGCGCGAGCCTCCGGCCCCGATCCTCGCTTCGCTCCGGTCGGGACCTCCGGCTCGCCGGGGTTCCTGCCGGATCGCGCCAGCGATCCGGCAGGTCCGCTCCGCCGCGAACGGGCTTCGGGCCGGGGTGGCTTCGGAATCGGAAAGCGGATGGAAAAGGGAAACAGAACACGAGCCGCCCGGTGCCGAGGGGCACCGGGCGGCTCGTCAAGCAGGTCTTCTTAACCCAAGCGGGAGGCGACCAGGGCCGTCAGGTCGACCAGGCGGTTGGAGTAGCCCCACTCGTTGTCGTACCAGCCGACGACCTTGACCTGGGGGCCCCAGGACATGGTCAGCAGCGAGTCGAAGGTGCAGGAGGCGGGGGTGCCGACGATGTCGGAGGAGACGATCGGGTCCTCGGTGTAGACGAGGTAGCCCTTGAGCGGGCCCTCGGCCGCCGCCCGGTAGGCCGCGTTGATCTCTTCCTTGCTGGCCGACGTCTTCAGGTTGACGACCAGGTCGGTGACCGAGCCGTCGAGCACCGGGACGCGCATCGACAGGCCGTCGAGCTTGCCCTTGAGCTGCGGCAGCACCAGCGAGGTGGCCTTCGCGGCGCCCGTGGAGGTCGGGATGATGTTCTGCGCGGCGGCGCGGGCCCGGCGCAGGTCGCTGTGCGGGAAGTCCAGGATGACCTGGTCGTTGGTGTAGGCGTGGATCGTGGTCATGAAGCCACGCTCGATACCGAACGCCTCGTCGAGGACCTTGGCCAGCGGGGCCACGCAGTTCGTCGTGCAGGACGCGTTGGACAGCACGTGCTGCGTCGCCGGGTCGTAGGCGTCGTCGTTCACACCCATGACGACGGTCAGGTCCTCGCCCTTGGCCGGGGCCGAGATGATGACCTTCTTGGCGCCGGCGGCCAGGTGCTTGGCGGCCGAGTCGCGGTCGGTGAAGCGTCCGGTCGACTCGATGACGATGTCGACGCCCAGCTCGCCCCAGGGCAGCTCGGCCGGGTCCCGCTCGGCCAGCACCTTGATCGTGGTGTCGCCCACCTGGATACCGCCGTCGGTGACGCTGACCGTCTCGGCGAGGGTGCCGAGGGTCGTGTCGTACTTCAGCAGGTGGGCCAGCGTCTTGTTGTTGGTGAGGTCGTTGACGGCGACCACCTCGAGCCCTGCCTGCTTGCTCGCCGCCAGCGCCCGCCAGAAGTTCCGGCCGATCCGACCGAAACCGTTGACTCCTACTCGCGTAGCCACGTCCGCGGACTCCCTACCTCATGTGCCGACGTCATCTTCCGTTGCAGGCACAGAGCCTAACGACTTTGGCCGCCCGCAGCCCCCTTCGGCTCGCAACGCGGCCGATTCCGTAGGGTGTCCCAGGCCACACGCGCCGTTGCCTCAGGCGTTCTCCAGGAGTTCCGGGGAGACGCTGGCCTCGGTGTTGGGGATGCCGAGGGAGTTGGCGCGCTTGTCGGCGAGGGCGAGCAGGCGGCGGATCCGGCCGGCGACGGCGTCCTTGGTCAGCGGCGGGTCGGCGAGGGCGCCCAGCTCCTCCAGCGACGCCTGCGCGTGCTGCAGCCGCAGCCGGCCCGCGGCCAGCAGGTGCTCCGGCGCGTCGTCGCCGAGGATCCTCATCGCGGCCTGCACCCGGGCTCCGGCGGCGACGGCCGCCCGCGCCGAGCGGCGCAGGTTCGCGTCGTCGAAGTTCGCCAGCCGGTTGGCGGTCGCCCGGACCTCGCGGCGCATCCGCCGCTCCTCCCAGGCCAGCAGGCTGTCGTGCGCGCCGATCCTGGTCAGCAGCGCGCTGATCGCGTCGCCGTCCCGGATCACCACCCGGTCGACGCCGCGGACGTCGCGGCTCTTGGCCTGGACGCCGAGCCGGCGCGCCGCGCCGACCAGCGCCAGCGCCGCCTCCGGGCCGGGCGACGTCACCTCCAGCGAGCAGGACCGGCCGGGCTCGGTGAGCGAGCCGTGCGCGAGGAACGCGCCCCGCCAGGCCGCCGCCGCGTCGCAGGCCGAGCCGGTCACGACCTGCGGCGGCAGGCCGCGGACCGGCCGGCCGCGCTGGTCGAGCAGGCCGGTCGACCGGGCGAGCTGCTCGCCGTCGCGCTCGACCCGCACGATGTAGCGGACCGAGCGGCGCAGGCCGCCCGCCGCGAGTACCGCGATCGTCGACGGGAAGCTGAAGACCTCGGCGATCTCCCGGCGCAGCCGGCGCGCCGTCGCCCCGGTGTCCAGCTCCGCCTCGACGACGATCCGGCCGCCGACGATGTGCAGGCCGCCGCCGAACCGCAGCAGTGCCGCCATCTCCGCGCGCCGGCAGCAGGGTTTCGCGACCCGCAGCCGGCTGAGCTCGTCTTTCACGGTGGCCGTCATCGCCGCCACGCCGATCACTCCTTGGGATCGCGGGCTGTCACCCGCGGGTCGGGGGGTCCCGGGGTACCCGCTGGACCGGCGCCGGTGCGGCCAGACCGGCGGAGCCGGTCGGGCAGTCCGGTGATCCAGGAGGTCCGCTGCGCGGCCGGGCCAGGCCCGCGGGGGGCCGGTGAGGAATCAGGGGTCAGGGTCGCCCGCGCCGCCGGCACGTCGGCCGTCTCGGCCGGCCCTGTCTCGGCCGGCCCTGTCTCGGCCGGCCCTGTCTCGGCCGGCCCTGTCTCGGCCGGCCCTGTCTCGGCCGGCCCTGTCTCGGCCGGTACTGCCTCGGCCTGGGCGGGCGGGTCCTCGCGGTAGGCCGCGAAGACGCCCTCGAAGGCCGCCGCGAGAAGCGCCGGATCGTGCGTGCCGGGTGCCTCGGGTGCGCGCACCGGCGCCAGGTGCAGCCTGGCGCCCAGCTCCGCGGCGGCCGCCGCGAGCTCCGCCGGGTCCGGGACGGCCGCCGGGTCCGCGAGCACCACGTCGACGGTCAGGCCGGGGGCGTGCCGCGCGAGCACCCGCAGGTGCGCCTCGGGGGTGAAACCCTCGGTCTCCCCCGGCTGCGCGACCAGGTTGAGCACGAGCAGCCGGCGCGCGGCGGCGCCGGTGATCGCCTTGTGCATCTCGGGGACGAGGAGATGCGGAAGCATGCTGGTGTAGAGCGAGCCCGGGCCGAGAATCAGCCAGTCCGCCGCCTCGACGGCGGCGCAGGCCGGCGCGCAGGCCCGCGGCTCGGTCGGCTCGACCCAGACCTCGCAGACCGCGCCCGCGGTGGACGCGACCGCCACCTGGCCGCGGACCAGCCTGGTCGCGGCCGGGTCGGCCGGGTCCAGGCCGGCGACCTCGGCCACGATGTCGATGCCGTCCTCCGACAGCGGCAGCACCCGGCCGTGCACCCCGAGCAGCTGGGCCGCGAGCTCCAGCGCGGCCACCGGGGAGCCGACGTGCTCGGCGAGCGCGGCCAGCACCAGGTTGCCCACGGCGTGCCCGGCCAGCGGGCCGTCCCCCGCGAAGCGGCGCTGGAACAGCTCGGTCCAGGACCGCGACCACGGGTCGGGGCCGGCCAGTGCCGCGAGCGCCATCCGCAGGTCGCCCGGCGGGAGCGCGCCCAGCTCGGCGCGCAGCCGGCCCGACGAGCCACCGTCGTCGCCGACGGTGACGACGGCGGTGAGCCGGTCGGTGAGCCGCCGCAACGCCGCCAGCGAGGCCGCGAGACCGTGCCCGCCGCCGAACGCGACGACGGCCGGGCCGGGACCGGCCGCCCCGGCGGGCACGGAGCCCGGCCATCCGGCCGCGTCGTCCCGACCGGCGGCGGGCTCACGGGCGTCGGGGCGACCGTGGTCGGCGGAGTTTGGCACCGGCGTCACTCCCGGCCCAGGTCACGGTGCACGACCTGGACACCGACGCCGGTCGCGGCCAGCCGGGCGCCGAGCTCCTCGGCGACGGCCACACTGCGGTGCCGCCCACCGGTACAGCCGACGGCCAGCGTCAGGTACCGCTTGCCCTCCCGCAGGTAGCCGTCGCCGACCAGCCGCAGCAGCTCGGCGTACCGGTCGATGAAGTCCTGAGCCCCCGGCTGGTCGAGAACGTAGTCGCGGACCTGTGGGTCACGGCCGGTGAACGGCCGCAGCGCCTCGACCCAGTGCGGGTTGGCCAGGAACCGGCAGTCGGCGACCAGGTCCGCGTCCAGCGGCAGGCCGTAGCGGTAGCCGAACGAGACGACGGTGGCGTTGAGCCGGTTACCGCCCGGCTGGCCGAACGCCGCGTCGATCTTCGAGCGCAGCTCGTGGACGTTGAGGTCGGTGGTGTCGAGCACCAGGTCGGCCTCGCCCCGCAGCTCGGCGAGCTGGGTCCGCTCCCGGCTGATCCCGTCGACGACCCGGTCCGCGCCCTGCAGCGGGTGCGGCCGCCGGACGTGGTCGAACCGGCGGATCAGCGCGTCGTCGCTCGCCTCCAGGAACAGCACCCGCGGCCGCATGCCGCCGGCGTCGAGCGCGTCGATCGCCGCCCGCAGGTCGGCGAAGAACGCCCGGCCACGGACGTCGACGACGACGGCGATCCGGCTCACGCCGCCGCCGGAGCGACGGCCGAGCTCGGCCATCGTCGAGAGCAGCGCGGGGGGCAGGTTGTCGACGACGAACCAGCCGAGGTCCTCCAGGCACTTGGCCGCGGTGCTGCGGCCGGCCCCCGACAGTCCGGTGATGATCGCGAGATCCAGCGTCGAGGCACTGGTCGCGGTGCTGGTCATGGCGTGTTCCCCCTTGTCACCGCGTGTTCTCCATTGACTCTGGAAGCCTCAGTGACTCTGGAGGCCCCGTTGACTCTGGAGGCCCCGTTGACTCTGGAGGCCCCGTCCACCGGGCCGGAACCGGCGGCCGCGTCGGCGGGCGCCGGCGCTCCCGCATCCGGAACCGACGCTCTGCTCCCCGTGGACGTTGCCTTTCCGGCCGATTTCGGCCGCCCGGCCGGAGTCGGGCGCCGCTCGGCGGGACCTCCCGGTGCCGTGGGCGGCGCCGCTCCGGACGGCGTCTCGAGGATCTCGCCGGTCAGTGGGTCGACGGCGGGTGCCGGGGCGCCGGGGGTGCCAGGCCCGCTCGTCGCCAACGCGGCCACGATCGCCGCGGCGGTCCGCGGGCCGATCCCCGGCACGGTCGAGATCTCCTCCGCGCTCGCCGCGCGCAGCTTCGCCACCGAGCCGAACGTCTTCAGCAGCGCCTTGCGCCGGGTCTCGCCGAGGCCGGGGACGCCGTCCAACAGCGACGAGGTCATCGAGGCCGACCGCTTCTGGCGGTGGAAGGTGATCGCGAACCGGTGTGCCTCGTCGCGGACCCGCTGCAGCAGGTAGAGCGCCTCGCTGGTCCGCGGCAGGATCACCGGGTCCGGGTCGTCCGGGAGCCATACCTCCTCCAGCCGCTTGGCCAGTCCGCACAGCGCGACGCCACCGGGCCCCGCGTCGATCCCCAGGTCGGCCAGTGCCCTGGCCGCCGCGGCGACCTGCGGTGGGCCGCCGTCGACGACGACGAGGTTCGGCGGGTAGGCGAACCGGCGCGGCCTGCCGTCGACGACCAGCGGCTCGGGGCCGTCCGTCCCCTCGGCCCCCGCCGCCGCGCCGGCACTGCCGTCCGCGGGCGCGTCCTGGTCGGTGCCGGGTAGCTCCCCGGTGCGGGACAGCTCGGCCAGGTACCGGGAGAACCGGCGGCTGACCGTCTCGTACATGCTCGCTGTGTCGTCCTGCTCGTTCCCGTCCCGGCGCGCGGCGCCCCGGATGGTGAACCGGCGGTACTCGGACTTGCGGGCGACGCCGTCCTCGAAGACCACCATGCTGGCGACGACGTCCTGGCCCTGGGTGTGCGAGACGTCGAAGCACTCGATCCGCAGCGGCGCCTCGGCGAGGCCGAGCGTCTCCTGCAGCTCGGCGAGCGCCAGGCTGCGGGCGGTCAGGTCACTGGCCCGCTTCGTGCGGTGCAGGACGAGTGCCTGCTTGGCGTTGCGCTCGACCGTCTCCATGAGGGTGCGCTTGTCGCCCCGCTGCGGGACCCGCACCTCGACCCGACCGCCGCGGTACCGGGCGAGCAGCTCGCCGACGGCGTCGGCGTCGGTGGGCAGCTCGGGGACGAGCACCTCGCGGGGGATGTCCGCGTGCCGGCCGCCCACGCCACGCACGGCGTCCGGCGCGGCGCCGGCCCGGGAGGGGCGGCCGCGGCGGAGCACGCCGGCGGCGTCCTCGGCGCCGGCCGTCTCGGCCGGCGCCGCCGTCGCCCCGGGACCCGGCCGGGCCGGGCTCAGGTCGCCGAGCTCGATGTCGCCCAGGTCCTTGTCGCCCAGGTACTCCTGGGTGAGGAACTGCTCGACCAGGTCGGCGGTGGTGACGTCGGCGAGCTTGTCGACGACCCAGCCGCGCTGGCCGCGGACCCGGCCGCCGCGCACGTAGAAGACCTGGACGGCCGCTTCCAGCTCGTCCTGCGCGAAGGCCACGACGTCGGCGTCGGTGCCGTCGGCCAGCACGACGGCCTGCTTCTCCATCGCCCGGCGCAGCGCGCCGGCGTCGTCGCGCAGCCGGGCCGCCCGCTCGTAGTCCTGGGCGTCGGCGGCCGCGCGCATCTCGTCTTCCAGCCGGCGCAGGAACCGGCCGGTCTGGCCCGCCATGAAGTCGCAGAAGTCGTCGACGATCTGGCGGTGCTCGTCCGGAGTCACCCGCCCGACGCAGGGCGCGCTGCAGCGGTCGATGTAGCCCAGCAGGCACGGCCGGCCGACCTGGCCGGCGCGCTTGAAGACGCCGGTGGAGCAGGTGCGCGCGGGGAAGACCCGCAGCAGCAGGTCCAGCGTCTCGCGAATCGCCCACGCGTGCGCGTACGGCCCGAAGTAACGCACGCCCTTGCGCTTCGGCCCGCGCATGACCTGGAGCCGGGGGAACTCCTCCTGCAGCGTCACCGCGAGACTCGGATAGCTCTTGTCGTCGCGGTAGCGCACGTTGAAGCGCGGGTCGTACTCCTTGATCCAGGTGTACTCCAGCGCGAGGGCCTCGACCTCGGTGGACACGACGGTCCACTCGACCGAGCTCGCCGTGGTGACCATCGTGCGGGTACGAGGGTGCAGGGCGAAGACGTCGGTGAAGTAGTTGTTGAGGCGGGCGCGCAGGTTCTTGGCCTTGCCGACGTAGAGCACGCGGCCATGGGGGTCCCGGAATCGGTACACGCCCGGGGTCTCGGGAATCGAGCCCGGCGCGGGCCGGTAGGACGCCGGATCAGCCATAGGTCGAGCCTACGGCCGTCAGCGTCACGGTCAGACAGCGCCTGCACGTAAC is a genomic window of Pseudofrankia inefficax containing:
- a CDS encoding ABC transporter permease, giving the protein MVGFVIRRVLGGIVILWLVSVITFLLFFLVPKVFGSNPAVLFAGRSPTPAVVAAVTKKLGLDQPLVVQYWHFLEGIFVGRHYDSGPDVTYCPAPCLGYSFRNSQPVWQQITQALPVTISLTIGAAVLFLLGGVTVGVISALRRGRFADRASMTVALAGVSMPVYFTGLVMLYLVSYKWRIIKGVHYANFLDNPFTWAWNLLPAWIVLAFLYAAMYARLTRASMLDVLGEDYIRTARAKGLPERDVIGKHALRAALTPILTIFGLDVGSLLGGAVLTESTFGFRGLGKMSIEAINTQDLPTILGVTVFAAFFVVLANIIVDVLYAVLDPRVRPT
- a CDS encoding ABC transporter substrate-binding protein, with protein sequence MRKRTIWIRSGVLAAAGALILAACGGSSGGGGSASNSSAAAGSLGLPTTTTQTFHTSDKKGGTLRALSGSDCDFWDPQRTYYATCWDQQRWISRQLLTYVPKANSSELTGDLATSVPKSPDGGQTWTYTLKSGIKFEDGTPITSKDIKYGIERTFATDVINGGPTYVIDELDDKANPYPGPYKDTDPNKLGLKSIETPDDSTIIFHLNKKFPDWNFIMASPTATPVPQAKDTGDKYTSHPVASGPYKIAEYTPNKSMKLVRNDQWDPSTDTVNKALPDEIDITMGLEATDIDNRILAGDADVFLDQTGVQSATQAKVHSDSSIFKTVDLSGFLRYLSITTDVKPFDNVHCRNAVAWAVNKQAQSLARGGPDAGQPATTMLPPTLQYYKSFDLFPTPNNAGDIAKAKEELKACGKPNGFSTILTSRTRPAEVAQAVALQSDLKKIGVTVTIDKFDASQYFSSVLGIPKNVQAKGYGLALTGWGADWPAPYGFFSSIVDGRKILPQGNSNYASLNSATVNGGIDKALGSDDPAVDQAAWTQVDKGVVESAAYVPLLYDKAVNIYSNKVTNVFFTPGFNMINFAALGVVR
- a CDS encoding ABC transporter permease, which encodes MAVPLQVEPTGRAFETADTKPVAGRSLWRIAWSRLRKDKVALGSAAFVVLVALVAILAPVICAILGVTPDDPDYTALNLTTAMPAGSFGGISAHHLFGVEPTNGRDVLARVVYGARVSLLVATLATLLSVVLGTVLGLVSGYVGGWLGGLIARLMDLMLAFPVLLFAIAIVAVIPDSAFGLSGGTLRLGILIFIIGFFSWPYIGRIVRGQVLSLKEKDFIAAARGTGAGPIRIMSHELLPNLVAPILVYTTLMIPTNILFEAALSYLGVGVRPPTASWGDMLSTAASGFYRVDPMYMVVPGVAIFLTVLAFNLLGDALRDAFDPRGG
- the tpiA gene encoding triose-phosphate isomerase encodes the protein MTPLRQGPATGKQPAVARKSKGTGRQTLVAGNWKMNLNHLEAIALVQKIAYDLKPAELETVETVIFPPFIDLRSVQTAIDGDKLAIGYGAQDLSPFDSGAHTGDVSGPMLAKLGCGYVIVGHSERRTDHHEDDALVAAKVAAAYRSGLTPIVCVGEHEDVRVAGNHVEHCLAQLEGSLAGLKPAQAKTVVIAYEPVWAIGTGRTASAQDAQDMCAALRERLAGLFDAELAAGIRVLYGGSVKASSAGELFTMPDVDGGLVGGASLVAEEFTAIVRSGPPA
- a CDS encoding phosphoglycerate kinase, which translates into the protein MRTIDDLQVAGHRVLVRSDLNVPLDRSGDSPRITDDGRVLASAPTIRALAERGAKVVVCSHLGRPKGEYDEKYSLAPVAARLSEILGQPVTFTGTEGSNDIAGDAVAAVVAGLGDGEVALLDNLRFHPGETSKDAAVRAAFADDLAALAEFYVGDAFGAVHRAHASVADVPKRLPHAAGGLVLAELEVLRKLAGDARRPYVVVLGGSKVSDKLGVIRALLPKVDALLVGGGMCFTFLAAQGHGVGASLLESEMIDTCKDLLAEGGDRIVLPTDVVIADRFAADAATDVVPAAGIRDGWLGLDIGPSSTELFAARLAGAGTIFWNGPMGVFEMAPFAAGTKGVAEAVAAQTGAGAFTVVGGGDSAAAVRTLGIPETSFSHISTGGGASLEFLEGKSLPGIAALEV